The Bacillota bacterium DNA window TTACACCTTTGCGAGGATAATACCCAAACTAAAGAAAGGCCGCGACTATGAAGTTGATGAGAAGCATAGAACCGTTGCGGTAACCGAAGAAGGGGTTGCCCGCGTTGAGGAAGCCCTAGGGATAGACAATCTTTATGACCACGTTAACAGCAACCTGGTAAATCATCTACAGCAGGCCTTAAGGGCACACGCGCTTTTCAAGAAAGATGTAGATTATATCGTAAAAGACGGCGAAGTTATTATTGTTGACGAGTTTACAGGTCGCTTGATGGAAGGAAGAAGATACAGCGAGGGTTTGCATCAGGCGATTGAGGCAAAAGAGGGCGTAAGAATCCGCGAAGAGAACCAGACCCTTGCGACAATTACGCTTCAAAATTACTTCCGCATGTATGAGAAGCTTGCCGGTATGACGGGTACCGCAGCAACAGAGGCCGATGAGTTCATGCACATCTATAAACTCGAGACGGTTGTCATACCGACCAACATGCCGATGATAAGAAAGGATATGCCCGATGTCATCTATAAAACTGAGGATATCAAGTTCAAGGCTGTAATAGAGGATATCGTGAAGCGCCACCATCTCGGCCAGCCGGTCCTGGTTGGTACTGTATCAATTGAGAAAAGCGAAAGACTATCTAAGATGCTAAAGAGACGCGGTATACCGCATGAGGTTCTAAATGCGAAGTATCATGAAAGGGAAGCAGAGATCATTGCCCAGGCGGGCAAGAAGGGCGCGGTAACAATAGCAACCAATATGGCCGGCCGAGGCGTTGACATTATTCTGGGCGGAAACCCGCCCGACCCGCAAGAGGCAGATGAGGTAAGGAATGCAGGCGGCCTCCGTGTCATTGGCACCGAGCGCCATGAGTCAAGAAGAATTGATAACCAGCTAAGAGGACGCTCCGGTCGCCAGGGAGACCCCGGCTCAAGCCAGTTTTACCTCTCGCTTGAAGATGACCTAATGAGGCTTTTTGGCTCTCAGCGGATTGGAAGCATTATGGAGAGGCTTGGTGTGCCGGATGACCAGCCGATTGAGCATGGCTTAATATCAAAATCAATAGAGACTGCCCAGAAGCAGGTCGAAGCGCAAAACTTTAGCATAAGAAAACATGTCCTTGAATACGACGATGTTATGAATAAGCAGCGCGAGGTCGTATATAAAGAGCGTCATCGGGTACTAACCGGTGAAAACCTGCGTGAACGCGTGCTTGATATGATAGATGATGTTATGAGCTCAGCGGTTCAGGTATTTACTAGCCACTCCTCCTATCCGGAGGAGTGGGATTGGGACGGCCTGCTATCTTATATCAATCAGCTGTTTCCGCTGGAATGGGGTAAAGAATCGGTCGATATAGCAACAATTACTCAGGAAGAGCTTACAGGCAGGTTAATTGAATCCGCAAAGACAAAATACGAAGAACGCGAGAGAGAGCTTGGGGAAGACCTCATGCGTAGCCTTGAGCGGTTGGTTATACTTGAGGTAATCGATAACAAATGGCGGGAACACCTATATGAGATGGATTATCTGAAAGAGGGTATCGGCCTGCGGGCGATAGGTCAAAGAGACCCGCTTATTGAATATAAGTCGGAGGCCTTTGACATGTTCCAGACTATGATCGAATCAATTAAAGAGGATGTCCTGCGCTATATGTTCCATGTCCAGGTTGTGCAGGAAGAGCCTGTAGCGGTCAGGTCGAAGAAGGAGAAGGTTCTGGTAACAAGTGGAGGCTCAGGTGGTGAGCCACGCGAGCCAAAAAGAAACGAGAACAAAATAGGCAGAAATGACCCTTGCCCGTGTGGAAGCGGTAAAAAGTATAAAAAATGCTGTGGAAAATAATTAGTAAAATGGTGAAAAGGTGAATATTTTGGTAATCGATTACAATGAAGATATACGCCAGTTAAAAGAAAAAATTGATCAGATAAAGGGCTACCTTTGACATAGATGGCAAGAGGGTAGAGGTAGATAAGCTCGAGAAAGAGGCAAGCAAGCCAGGTTTCTGGGACGATCCGGAAGCTGCACAGAAGGTAATGTCGACAATTAGCGATATAAAAGAAGATATTGAGACTTGGGAGCACGCTAAAGGCCAAGTAGAAGAGCTTGAGGTTATGAATGAGCTCGCTGTAACTGAAAATGACGAGCTACTGGCTTCTGAGGTAGAGAAATTTTTAAACAAAGTAAAAAAATATATCGAAGACCTTGAGCTAAGAAGCTGGTTTAGCGATCCTCTAGATAGCCATAATGCAATTGTAACCGTTCACCCCGGTGCAGGCGGTACCGAGTCGCAGGACTGGGCCGAGATGCTGATGAGAATGGTGATTCAGTGGGCCAGGTCCAAGAATTTTGAGGTGAGCATCAACGAGTATGCGCCGGGCGATGAAGCGGGTGTCAAAACTGCAACGTTTACGATCAAAGGCAAATATGCCTATGGCTTTTTGCAGGCGGTTCGTGGTGTACATCGCCTGGTAAGGATATCGCCGTTTGATTACGGCGGCAGGAGACACACGTCCTTTGCTTCAGTCGATGTCATCCCAGAAGTCGAAAGAGATGTTGAGATAACCATCGATCCAGCAGATTTGCGCATAGAGACCTTCAGGGCAACCGGCGCTGGCGGACAGCACGTAAATGTAACCGATTCCGCAGTAAGAATAACCCATATCCCGACAGGTGTCGTTGCCCAGTGCCAGAACGAGCGCTCGCAGTCAAAAAACAAAGAGACGGCGATGATTATCCTGAAAGCTAGACTCTATGAGCGTATCCAGGAGGAGAAAGCCAGAGAAGAAGCGGAGCGCCATAAGCAGAAGAAAGAAATCGCCTGGGGCAGCCAGATCATGTCTTATGTTATGCATCCCTACCAGCTTGTTAAGGATCACCGGACAGGGCTTGAAAAAGGCGATGTACAATCGGTTCTTGATGGAGATATCGACAATTTCATTATTGAGTATCACCGTAAGAGAGTGCTAGAAGAAGGATAGTGCACCGGCACAGCCCCCGAACTCCTTCCCGGGTTTTAGGTTGCCTACCTATCTAAAGACTGCTAGTATAGAACCAGTGCTTCTACCAATTAATCGTAAACCTTATTAAATATTAAGTTTACGATTATATTACTTGCGATTGTATTACTTATAACCGGTGCTAATCTAATCAAGGGTAGAAGCATTATTATTTAATAGTTGGCAGGCCTTATGATAAGTAAGTAGGCACTAAAATGCCGGCAAGTAATTAATCTGACAAAAAGAAGCAAGCAATGAAGATAGAAGCCGATTTACATGTTCACACGGTCGCTAGTGGCCACGCATACAGCACAGTTGAGGAAATCACCAGGGAGGCCGCAAAAAGGGGACTTAAAATGGTCGCTTTAACAGATCATGGACCGGCTTTACCGGGAGGAGCCCACCCTTACCACTTTTGGAATTTACGAATTATGCCTTCTGAGCTAAATGGGGTACGTATCTTAAAAGGCGTGGAGGCGAATATCACAAATGCCGAGGCTGACCTTGACCTTAAACCTGAATATCTGAATGCGCTCCAAATAGTGCTGGTTGGTTTTCATCCAAACTGCGGGTACGTAAGCGATACGGAGGCGCAGAATACTGCCACCCTAATAAAGGCAATGGATAATCCATATACTGATTTTATCGCACACCCGGGAAACGCAAAGTTCCCCATAAACCCTGAGCAAATAGTTAACGCTGCGGCGCAAAGAGGTATAGCGCTTGAGATAAATAACAGCTCATTTTTACCTACGAGCAGCCGTGAAGCAGCATCTGATTTCGACCTTCAAATTATTGATTTTGCAAAAGAAAAAGGTCTACCGCTTATTTTAAGCAGCGATGCGCATATTTATACACAAGTGGGTGTAGTTGACAAAGCGTCTGAGTTATTAAAGAGAGCGGGCGTAGAGCCTGAGCAAGTTTTAAATACTTCGGTTTCAGCAGTGCTTGATTACCTGGCAAAAAGAAGGGCTGGACGTTAAAAGAGCGTTTAATGAAATGTAACTTAATAATCGCAGTCATTATACCTCTTATAATTGTGTCGGGTGTTATCGTATCTATAGTGATGCCTGCTATAGCCAACAACGTCATCCAGGTCGCTGTTGTTGATACCCTTGGCCAAAGGTATGGTTTGGGTGACCATCCTTATGTTCGCGTCGATTCCGATGATTTCTCTTTTTTGACCGGAAAGTTCAAGCAGGTCTATATTGAATCCCCCGAGCGTGATTTTAACGGCATAAAAGCACAAAGCCTGGTTGTGTGCGCAAGGGATGTCGACCTCGATTTTAAGACTTTCATTTTAAGTAGAAGGGTCAAGGTCCGAAGGATAGGTAAAGTCAGCTCAAGAATGATATTTGGTGAGGATGAGCTAAACCGGTATGTTTCCAGTCGCTATCCGGATAGTAGTTTAAGGATGGATTTATGTGCAAACAAAATTACCGGGAAGGCTGGTGTTGAGATGATCGGCGATATGGAGGTGCTCTTTAAGCCTAGGCTTAGGGGAGACCATATGGTTTTAGAGCCGGTAGATGCAAAATTTTCATGCGCAAAGATGATGAATTTAGACAACGCACGAAACTGGGTTAAGGAAATTTCGCTCGATCTTCCAGTAAGCAACCTTCCTTTTGGGCTTAGGATAGCAAAAATATCGGTTATGAATAATGAGTTGATGGTTGTTGCTGAGAACTAGTCTAGTAGACCTTAAGGTCTACTAGACTAAGGTCTAGTAGGTATGCGGAAGCCTGGAAATGCTAATGGGAAGTGCTGATGGGCCGATGCCTTTTATTTACCGATTTTGTTATTTACCGACTTTGGCATGCTGGCACTTTGGCGCGAAACGACCCGACCCATATACCATACTAAAAGTGTATCAAATATGGTAAATTAGAATGTAGAGAACAACGTTGCGTGCTGAATTTAGGCCCTGGCCTGTCTCTAAGAGATTTTGGCGGGGTCGAATTATTTTAAAAACAGGGATAAAGCAGTCGGCGGAGGTGGTGCGGGTGAGGTTTAGAGCAAATCTTAGCGGTGTTATCCGTGAGTATATAGGTATAACTATTGGAATTATAGTAACCGCATTAGCCCTGGATATGTTCCTTGTGCCGAATAGGCTTGCAGCTGGAGGCGTCAGCGGCCTCGCAACTGTATTGCATTTTAAATTTGGGCTTCCCGTTGGAGTAACCATGGGCGTACTAAACGTAATTTTATTTGCAATCGGCACAAAATTACACGGCTGGCAGTACGGCATGAAGACGGTCTATGGTGCCTTTGGTCTGGCATTTGCGGTAGATGCCATAGCGCCTTTGGTATCGCCATTTGCGATTACCAATGATGCTATTTTAGGTACACTATACGGCGGCATTCTTTCGGGCGTAGGAATGGGGCTGGTATTCCGAAACGGGGGCAATACCGGGGGAACCGATATTGTAGCTCAAATTTTACAAAAATATAGCAACCTAGGACTGGGTCAGCTCTTCTTACTCGCTGACGGTTTTGTTATGCTGGTAGCAGCGAGTGTTTTTGGATTGAAGCTGGCACTTTATGGTATGATAGCAGTTATCATCATGGGCCGCGTAATCGATTACATACAGGAGGGTTTTAGCGTTGAAAAGGCGGCCTTTATTATATCCGAGCGTACTCAAGAGATATCCAATGCTATTCTCTTTGAGCTTCGCCGCGGTGCGACAGCCCTGGCGAGCAGGGGTTACTATACGGGTAGGCAACGTGATACAATATTTTGCGTGGTAGAACGCAGACAAGTTGAGCATCTGAAAAAGATTGTCCATACAATAGACCCTAAAG harbors:
- a CDS encoding phosphatase; translated protein: MKIEADLHVHTVASGHAYSTVEEITREAAKRGLKMVALTDHGPALPGGAHPYHFWNLRIMPSELNGVRILKGVEANITNAEADLDLKPEYLNALQIVLVGFHPNCGYVSDTEAQNTATLIKAMDNPYTDFIAHPGNAKFPINPEQIVNAAAQRGIALEINNSSFLPTSSREAASDFDLQIIDFAKEKGLPLILSSDAHIYTQVGVVDKASELLKRAGVEPEQVLNTSVSAVLDYLAKRRAGR
- the prfB gene encoding peptide chain release factor 2; translated protein: MDGKRVEVDKLEKEASKPGFWDDPEAAQKVMSTISDIKEDIETWEHAKGQVEELEVMNELAVTENDELLASEVEKFLNKVKKYIEDLELRSWFSDPLDSHNAIVTVHPGAGGTESQDWAEMLMRMVIQWARSKNFEVSINEYAPGDEAGVKTATFTIKGKYAYGFLQAVRGVHRLVRISPFDYGGRRHTSFASVDVIPEVERDVEITIDPADLRIETFRATGAGGQHVNVTDSAVRITHIPTGVVAQCQNERSQSKNKETAMIILKARLYERIQEEKAREEAERHKQKKEIAWGSQIMSYVMHPYQLVKDHRTGLEKGDVQSVLDGDIDNFIIEYHRKRVLEEG
- the secA gene encoding preprotein translocase subunit SecA, with product MKDLFKLVERVLRMGEGKKLKLLEEKVAMVNAWEPEIEKLTDAELKSKTAEFKQRLADGETLDDILPEAFAVVREASKRVLGMRHFDVQIMGGVVLHEGKIAEMKTGEGKTLVATLPVYLNALEGKGVHVVTVNDYLARRDSEWMGKVYEFLGLKVGLIQAEMHPMLRREAYQADITYGTNNEFGFDYLRDNMATDISEQVQRGHHYAIVDEVDSILIDEARTPLIISGQPEQSADTYYTFARIIPKLKKGRDYEVDEKHRTVAVTEEGVARVEEALGIDNLYDHVNSNLVNHLQQALRAHALFKKDVDYIVKDGEVIIVDEFTGRLMEGRRYSEGLHQAIEAKEGVRIREENQTLATITLQNYFRMYEKLAGMTGTAATEADEFMHIYKLETVVIPTNMPMIRKDMPDVIYKTEDIKFKAVIEDIVKRHHLGQPVLVGTVSIEKSERLSKMLKRRGIPHEVLNAKYHEREAEIIAQAGKKGAVTIATNMAGRGVDIILGGNPPDPQEADEVRNAGGLRVIGTERHESRRIDNQLRGRSGRQGDPGSSQFYLSLEDDLMRLFGSQRIGSIMERLGVPDDQPIEHGLISKSIETAQKQVEAQNFSIRKHVLEYDDVMNKQREVVYKERHRVLTGENLRERVLDMIDDVMSSAVQVFTSHSSYPEEWDWDGLLSYINQLFPLEWGKESVDIATITQEELTGRLIESAKTKYEERERELGEDLMRSLERLVILEVIDNKWREHLYEMDYLKEGIGLRAIGQRDPLIEYKSEAFDMFQTMIESIKEDVLRYMFHVQVVQEEPVAVRSKKEKVLVTSGGSGGEPREPKRNENKIGRNDPCPCGSGKKYKKCCGK
- a CDS encoding DUF2993 domain-containing protein translates to MKCNLIIAVIIPLIIVSGVIVSIVMPAIANNVIQVAVVDTLGQRYGLGDHPYVRVDSDDFSFLTGKFKQVYIESPERDFNGIKAQSLVVCARDVDLDFKTFILSRRVKVRRIGKVSSRMIFGEDELNRYVSSRYPDSSLRMDLCANKITGKAGVEMIGDMEVLFKPRLRGDHMVLEPVDAKFSCAKMMNLDNARNWVKEISLDLPVSNLPFGLRIAKISVMNNELMVVAEN